One Bos taurus isolate L1 Dominette 01449 registration number 42190680 breed Hereford chromosome 3, ARS-UCD2.0, whole genome shotgun sequence DNA window includes the following coding sequences:
- the RBM15 gene encoding RNA-binding protein 15: protein MKTAGRDPLPRQSPRWRRAVPLCETSAGRRVSQFRGEDLRRPATMKGKERSPVKPKRSRGGEDSTSRGERSKKLGGSGGSNGSSSGKTDGGGGSRRSLHLDKSSSRGGSREYDTGGGSSSSRLHSYSSPSTKNSSGGGESRSSSRGGGGESRSSGAASSAPGGGDGGEYKTLKISELGSQLSDEAVEDGLFHEFKRFGDVSVKISHLSGSGSGDERVAFVNFRRPEDARAAKHARGRLVLYDRPLKIEAVYVSRRRSRSPLDKDSYPPSASVVGSSVSGHRHPPGGGGGGQRSLSPGGAALGYRDYRLQQLALGRLPPPPPPPLPRDLERERDYSFYERVRPAYSLEPRVGTGAGAAPFREVDEISPEDDQRANRTLFLGNLDITVTESDLRRAFDRFGVITEVDIKRPSRGQTSTYGFLKFENLDMSHRAKLAMSGKIIIRNPIKIGYGKATPTTRLWVGGLGPWVPLAALAREFDRFGTIRTIDYRKGDSWAYIQYESLDAAHAAWTHMRGFPLGGPDRRLRVDFADTEHRYQQQYLQPLPLTHYELVTDAFGHRAPDPLRGARDRTPPILYRDRDRDLYPDSDWVPPPPPVRERSTRTAATAVPAYEPLDSLDRRRDGWSLDRDRGDRDLPSSRDQPRKRRLPEESGGRHLDRSPESDRPRKRHCAPSPDRSPELGSSRDRYNSDNDRSSRLLLERPSPIRDRRGSLEKSQGDKRDRKNSASAERDKKHRTTASTEGKSPLKKEDRPDGSASSTSTASSKLKSPSQKQDGGTAPAAAASPKLCLAWQGMLLLKNSNFPSNMHLLQGDLQVASSLLVEGSTGGKVAQLKITQRLRLDQPKLDEVTRRIKVAGPNGYAILLAVPGSSDSRSSSSSATSDTATSTQRPLRNLVSYLKQKQAAGVISLPVGGNKDKENTGVLHAFPPCEFSQQFLDSPAKALAKSEEDYLVMIIVRAKLVNNG, encoded by the exons ATGAAGACTGCGGGGCGGGACCCTCTGCCGCGGCAGAGTCCAAGATGGCGGCGTGCGGTTCCGCTGTGTGAAACGAGCGCGGGGCGGCGGGTTAGTCAGTTCCGCGGAGAAGATCTCCGACGCCCCGCTACCATGAAGGGAAAAGAGCGCTCTCCGGTCAAGCCGAAACGCTCCCGTGGTGGTGAGGATTCGACTTCCCGCGGGGAGCGGAGCAAGAAGTTAGGGGGCTCTGGTGGCAGCAATGGGAGCAGCAGCGGAAAGACAGACGGTGGCGGCGGGTCGCGGCGCAGCCTTCATCTGGACAAGTCTAGCAGCCGAGGTGGTAGCCGCGAGTACGACACCGGAGGGGGCAGCTCCAGTAGCCGCTTGCATAGTTACAGCTCCCCAAGCACCAAAAATTCCTCGGGCGGGGGCGAGTCGCGCAGCAGCTCCCGGGGTGGAGGCGGGGAGTCACGTTCCTCTGGGGCCGCCTCTTCAGCTCCTGGCGGCGGAGATGGCGGGGAATACAAGACACTGAAGATAAGCGAGTTGGGGTCCCAGCTGAGTGACGAAGCAGTGGAGGACGGATTGTTTCACGAGTTTAAACGCTTCGGTGATGTAAGTGTCAAAATCAGTCATCTCTCGGGTTCTGGCAGCGGGGATGAGCGAGTAGCCTTTGTGAACTTCCGGCGGCCAGAGGACGCGCGGGCGGCCAAGCATGCCAGAGGCCGCCTAGTGCTCTATGACCGGCCTCTGAAGATAGAAGCCGTGTATGTGAGCCGGCGCCGCAGCCGCTCCCCTTTAGACAAAGATTCCTATCCTCCTTCAGCCAGTGTGGTCGGGTCCTCTGTAAGTGGTCACCGGCAcccccctggaggaggtggtggaggcCAGAGATCACTTTCCCCTGGTGGTGCAGCCTTGGGATACAGAGACTACCGCTTGCAGCAGTTGGCCCTCGGCCGCCTGCCCCCTCCACCTCCGCCGCCACTGCCCCGAGACCTGGAGAGAGAGCGAGACTACTCGTTCTATGAGAGAGTGCGCCCAGCCTACAGTCTTGAGCCAAGGGTGGGAACTGGAGCAGGTGCTGCTCCTTTCAGAGAAGTAGATGAGATCTCACCCGAGGATGATCAGCGAGCTAACCGGACGCTTTTCTTGGGCAACCTAGACATCACTGTGACAGAGAGTGATCTAAGAAGGGCTTTTGACCGTTTCGGAGTCATCACAGAGGTAGACATCAAGAGGCCTTCTCGGGGCCAGACCAGTACCTATGGCTTTCTCAAATTTGAAAACCTAGATATGTCTCACCGGGCCAAACTAGCGATGTCTGGCAAAATTATCATTCGGAATCCTATCAAAATTGGCTATGGCAAAGCTACACCCACCACCCGCCTTTGGGTAGGTGGCCTGGGTCCTTGGGTGCCTCTTGCTGCCCTGGCACGGGAGTTTGACCGATTTGGCACCATACGCACCATTGACTACCGCAAAGGTGATAGTTGGGCGTATATCCAGTACGAAAGCCTGGATGCAGCTCATGCTGCTTGGACCCATATGAGGGGCTTCCCACTTGGTGGCCCAGATCGTCGCCTTAGAGTAGACTTTGCAGACACAGAACATCGTTACCAGCAGCAATATCTGCAGCCTCTGCCGTTAACTCATTATGAACTGGTGACAGATGCTTTTGGACACCGGGCACCCGACCCTTTGAGGGGTGCTCGGGATAGGACACCACCCATACTGTACAGAGATCGTGATAGGGACCTTTATCCTGACTCTGATTGGgttccgcccccacccccagtccgTGAACGCAGCACTCGGACTGCAGCTACTGCTGTGCCTGCTTATGAGCCACTGGATAGCCTGGATCGTAGGCGGGATGGCTGGTCGTTGGACCGGGACAGAGGTGATCGAGATCTGCCCAGCAGCAGAGACCAACCTAGGAAGCGAAGGCTGCCTGAGGAGAGTGGGGGTCGGCATCTGGATAGGTCCCCAGAGAGTGACCGTCCACGAAAACGTCATTGCGCGCCTTCTCCTGACCGCAGTCCAGAATTGGGCAGTAGCCGGGATCGCTACAACAGCGACAACGATCGATCTTCCCGTCTTCTCTTGGAAAGGCCCTCTCCAATCAGAGACCGACGAGGTAGTTTGGAGAAGAGCCAGGGTGACAAGCGAGACCGTAAAAACTCTGCATCAGCTGAACGGGATAAGAAGCACCGGACAACTGCTTCCACGGAGGGTAAAAGCCCTCTGAAAAAAGAAGATCGGCCTGATGGGAGTGCATCCAGCACCAGCACTGCTTCATCAAAGCTGAAGTCCCCTTCCCAGAAACAGGATGGGGGGACCGCccctgcagcagcagcatctcccaAACTCTGTTTGGCCTGGCAGGGCATGCTTCTGTTGAAGAACagcaactttccttccaacaTGCATCTGTTGCAGGGTGACCTCCAGGTGGCTAGTAGTCTTCTTGTGGAGGGCTCAACTGGGGGCAAAGTGGCCCAGCTCAAGATCACTCAGCGTCTTCGTTTGGACCAGCCCAAGTTGGATGAAGTAACGCGACGCATCAAAGTGGCAGGGCCCAATGGTTATGCTATTCTTCTGGCTGTGCCTGGAAGTTCTGATAGCAGGTCCTCTTCTTCTTCAGCCACATCAGACACTGCCACCTCTACTCAGAGGCCACTTAGGAACCTTGTGTCCTACTTAAAGCAAAAGCAGGCCGCTGGGGTGATCAGCCTCCCTGTGGGGGGCAACAAAGACAAGGAAAACACCGGAGTCCTTCATGCCTTTCCACCCTGTGAGTTCTCCCAGCAGTTCCTGGATTCCCCTGCCAAGGCACTGGCCAAATCTGAAGAAGATTACCTGGTCATGATCATTGTCCGTG CAAAACTGGTGAACAACGGATGA